The Aureispira anguillae genome contains a region encoding:
- a CDS encoding OmpA family protein, whose amino-acid sequence MKKLLCHLFCFTLFLALTTNNILAQEQHNYTDHKPQYRKWQDSYILDKIDYTPSSTIFYFRFVCDHETSGGAIFYPPGGESPWYLKGRGIDKEFDITAVKNIRRNGVLVKENVSKEAFHVDHLSTKAGHTIFSCEVHFGRLDDDMKVADLIEGKGQEFNRKHFNCFNIKLKTWNDKDLGNEADSKKNVKTFEEKYIGTTTSNPLPSPPKEDAPSSKRLHKPQDLVCEELLILDQIKFHDNSTKFKGMIAANATLNIIFNYMKEHPKATVELYGHSDIFGSEERNIELSKQRVIKIQRWLTMYGIKARRINYEWFGSKKPLVKEGSIVNRRVEIKMSCNE is encoded by the coding sequence ATGAAAAAGTTACTTTGTCATTTATTTTGTTTTACTTTATTTTTAGCCTTAACAACAAACAATATTCTAGCCCAAGAGCAGCATAATTATACCGATCACAAACCACAATATAGAAAATGGCAAGATTCCTATATCTTAGACAAAATTGACTATACGCCCTCTAGTACCATTTTTTATTTTCGTTTTGTTTGCGACCATGAAACCTCTGGTGGAGCTATCTTTTATCCTCCTGGAGGAGAATCTCCTTGGTATCTAAAAGGAAGAGGGATAGATAAGGAATTTGATATTACTGCGGTAAAAAACATCCGTAGGAATGGGGTTCTAGTTAAGGAGAATGTTTCTAAGGAAGCATTCCATGTTGACCACTTAAGCACTAAAGCAGGACATACTATTTTTAGTTGCGAAGTGCATTTTGGACGCTTAGACGATGATATGAAAGTAGCCGATCTTATAGAAGGCAAAGGACAGGAGTTTAACAGGAAGCATTTTAATTGTTTTAATATTAAACTAAAAACTTGGAACGATAAAGATTTGGGAAATGAGGCAGATAGTAAAAAAAATGTAAAAACCTTTGAAGAAAAATACATAGGAACAACTACATCTAATCCTCTACCAAGCCCACCTAAAGAAGATGCTCCCTCCTCCAAACGGCTGCATAAACCTCAAGATTTAGTTTGTGAAGAGCTACTGATCTTAGATCAGATTAAGTTCCATGACAATAGCACTAAATTTAAAGGGATGATTGCCGCTAATGCAACCCTAAACATTATTTTCAATTATATGAAAGAGCATCCTAAGGCAACAGTGGAGCTCTATGGACACAGCGATATTTTTGGTTCAGAAGAACGAAATATAGAGTTGTCTAAACAACGAGTTATAAAAATTCAGCGTTGGCTAACCATGTATGGTATAAAAGCTCGTCGAATTAACTATGAATGGTTTGGGTCTAAAAAACCATTGGTAAAAGAAGGAAGTATTGTTAATCGTCGAGTCGAAATAAAAATGTCTTGCAATGAGTAA
- a CDS encoding carbohydrate binding family 9 domain-containing protein produces MRLLLVFVALGWMTSLTWAQQIDSTNKKIIQAIYTEKAPKIDGVLDEAVWENAPIATDFIENTPNPGLSASQKTEVKVLYTTEGIYVGAKMYDTAPDSILKQLSVRDASGSVNADNFSIYIDGMYTQQANFTFKVTAAGVQIDENDGDAIWDAVWASAVRIVEDGWIAEIEIPYSQLRFPKSVQQTWGINFSRTIRRSRQEFYWSEIDPTQGNAVQQQGLMKGIERIKPPVRLSFTPYVAGYLNHAYDGTTGKHTLTPNFSAGADMKYGINESFTLDVALVPDFGDVQSDNLVFNLSPFEIYYAERRPFFTEGVELFGRANLFYSRRIGSRPARYRLAEGQLDSTEWVTRNPEKPYLINALKVSGRTKKGLGLGLFNALTAPSFAQIQRDSGAGRKYETESFTNYNVVVVDQQFWKHSYISLINTSVIRFGGYTDALATGTAFKIADKKNLYGVDGSAAMSHRFLDTMLHNKGYDSGYRYDIGFQKFSGNFRFGVRQKTMSKYYNINDLGFVGRTNFINSSAWVSYDIYKPFGAFLRMWSKLDFSYEMLYNPAVFTRIQFGGNWGGLLRNFLSIGADFRVEPIGYNDYFEARTDGQVWAKPTWTRINFWFSSDYRKAFALDGWVNYRRFWGAGAWTGSDVIAGNLKPLIRFNDHFNMILSATFTVRRNSLGYVTKTDNGAGGDQIIFGSRFRQDLETSIAANYLFTNKISLTLRVRHYWAVVDYNQFYLLQTNGTMGDAPYTGEHDANYNAFNVDLIFRWRFAPGSELNVVWKNAVLDNGTNPNYSYFSNFGRMFETGQNNQFSIKALYYLDFFKLFKNKNQGKRLE; encoded by the coding sequence ATGAGATTATTATTAGTATTCGTTGCACTAGGATGGATGACCTCTCTGACTTGGGCACAGCAAATAGATTCTACCAATAAAAAAATTATTCAAGCCATTTATACGGAGAAGGCTCCCAAGATAGATGGTGTATTGGATGAGGCAGTTTGGGAAAATGCTCCCATCGCAACCGATTTTATAGAAAACACCCCCAATCCAGGGCTTAGTGCTTCTCAAAAAACAGAGGTCAAGGTTTTGTATACAACAGAAGGAATTTATGTGGGAGCTAAAATGTACGATACGGCACCAGATAGTATTCTCAAACAACTGAGTGTAAGAGATGCTAGTGGAAGTGTTAATGCAGATAACTTTTCCATTTATATTGATGGCATGTACACCCAACAAGCAAATTTTACGTTTAAGGTAACTGCTGCAGGGGTTCAAATTGATGAAAATGATGGCGATGCGATTTGGGATGCGGTTTGGGCTAGTGCTGTTCGTATTGTTGAGGATGGGTGGATTGCAGAAATTGAAATACCTTATTCGCAATTGCGATTCCCAAAAAGTGTGCAACAAACGTGGGGGATCAATTTTAGTAGAACCATTCGAAGAAGCAGGCAGGAATTTTATTGGAGCGAGATAGATCCTACTCAGGGCAATGCAGTGCAACAGCAAGGATTGATGAAAGGGATTGAACGAATAAAACCACCTGTTAGGCTCTCGTTTACGCCTTATGTTGCAGGATATTTGAATCACGCTTATGATGGAACAACAGGGAAACATACATTAACGCCTAATTTTTCGGCAGGAGCAGATATGAAATATGGGATTAACGAAAGTTTTACCTTAGATGTCGCATTAGTGCCTGATTTTGGAGATGTTCAATCGGATAATTTAGTATTTAACCTAAGCCCTTTTGAAATTTATTATGCTGAGCGCCGTCCCTTTTTTACAGAGGGAGTAGAATTATTTGGTCGTGCTAATTTATTTTACTCTAGGAGAATCGGCAGTCGCCCTGCTCGGTATCGCTTGGCTGAAGGTCAGTTAGACAGTACCGAATGGGTGACCAGAAATCCCGAAAAGCCGTATTTGATCAATGCATTAAAAGTATCTGGTCGAACCAAAAAAGGACTAGGTTTGGGACTGTTCAACGCCTTAACAGCGCCTTCTTTTGCTCAGATTCAACGTGACTCAGGAGCAGGTCGAAAATATGAAACGGAATCGTTTACCAATTACAATGTAGTGGTGGTAGATCAGCAGTTTTGGAAGCATTCTTACATTAGTTTAATTAATACCTCTGTCATTCGTTTTGGCGGTTATACCGATGCCTTGGCGACAGGAACAGCTTTTAAAATTGCAGATAAAAAGAATCTTTATGGAGTTGATGGTAGTGCTGCTATGAGTCATCGTTTTTTAGATACAATGCTCCATAATAAAGGATACGACAGCGGCTATCGCTACGATATTGGTTTTCAGAAGTTTAGTGGTAACTTTAGGTTTGGTGTTCGACAAAAAACGATGAGTAAATATTATAACATCAACGACTTGGGATTTGTGGGAAGAACCAACTTTATTAATAGTTCTGCTTGGGTTTCTTATGACATTTATAAGCCTTTTGGAGCCTTTTTAAGAATGTGGTCTAAGCTAGATTTTTCTTATGAAATGCTATATAATCCTGCTGTTTTTACTCGGATTCAATTTGGAGGAAATTGGGGAGGACTGCTCCGAAATTTTTTATCCATTGGGGCTGATTTTAGGGTAGAACCAATTGGATATAATGATTATTTTGAGGCAAGAACCGATGGACAAGTTTGGGCAAAACCAACTTGGACTAGGATTAACTTTTGGTTTTCCAGTGATTACCGCAAAGCTTTTGCACTAGATGGCTGGGTAAATTACCGTCGTTTTTGGGGGGCAGGAGCTTGGACGGGCTCAGATGTGATAGCAGGAAACCTCAAACCATTGATTCGTTTTAACGATCATTTTAATATGATATTGAGTGCTACATTTACCGTACGACGCAATAGTTTGGGCTATGTGACCAAAACAGACAATGGGGCAGGAGGAGACCAAATTATTTTTGGAAGTCGTTTTAGGCAAGATTTAGAAACTTCCATTGCTGCTAACTACCTATTTACCAATAAAATTTCTTTAACTTTACGAGTACGACATTATTGGGCTGTTGTCGATTACAATCAATTTTATTTGCTTCAGACCAATGGAACAATGGGGGATGCACCATATACAGGTGAACATGATGCGAATTATAATGCGTTTAATGTAGATTTAATTTTCCGTTGGCGTTTTGCGCCAGGTTCAGAGCTCAATGTCGTTTGGAAAAATGCCGTTTTAGATAATGGAACAAACCCTAATTATAGCTATTTTAGTAATTTTGGTAGAATGTTTGAAACGGGACAAAATAATCAGTTCTCTATTAAGGCCTTATATTATTTAGATTTCTTTAAGTTGTTTAAAAACAAGAATCAAGGGAAACGTTTGGAGTAA
- a CDS encoding OmpA family protein, producing MKTIPFYIFLLFILSFIITPSVAQKTYTDHKPSYRKWQDDYILDKIDYTRDRTIFYFRFVCKSGKFTNAIFYPPGGEHPWYLKGRNVKKNFDIKEIRNVRRNGKLMKSKVRNAAYSISALEGVGYTVFSCEVHFERLPNDLTSADLIEGKGQEFNKNHFNCFNVKLKTWDDSDLGNKKDSEKKVSEFEKKYGVNSKPKNVKPTPAPKPKPKPDPKPKPEPEPEPTPEPEPEPTPEPEPEPAPEPKPEEEYPHSVSRLNSSQDIVCGEMLVLDKIKFHDNSVKFKGMVAANRTLFILFNYMKEHPESTLTLYGHTDVFGDKEANMELSRQRVIKIQRWLTMYGIKIHRINYEWFGPDQPLKPEGSPINRRVEIMVNCN from the coding sequence ATGAAAACAATACCATTTTATATTTTTTTATTATTTATTCTTTCATTCATTATTACACCATCTGTTGCCCAAAAAACATATACAGATCATAAACCTTCGTATAGAAAATGGCAAGATGATTATATTTTGGATAAAATCGATTATACTCGAGATCGCACGATCTTCTATTTTCGTTTTGTTTGTAAAAGTGGCAAATTCACAAATGCTATTTTTTATCCGCCAGGAGGAGAACATCCGTGGTATCTAAAAGGGAGAAATGTCAAAAAAAACTTTGACATCAAAGAAATTCGCAATGTGCGTAGAAATGGTAAATTAATGAAATCTAAAGTCCGAAATGCTGCTTATAGCATCTCTGCCTTGGAGGGTGTTGGCTATACGGTATTTAGCTGTGAAGTTCATTTTGAACGCCTTCCTAATGATCTAACATCAGCGGATTTAATCGAAGGAAAAGGACAAGAATTCAACAAAAATCACTTCAATTGTTTTAACGTCAAGCTAAAAACTTGGGATGATAGTGATCTTGGAAATAAAAAAGATAGCGAGAAAAAGGTTTCTGAATTTGAAAAAAAATATGGGGTCAATTCTAAACCTAAAAATGTAAAACCTACCCCTGCTCCGAAACCCAAACCCAAGCCAGATCCAAAACCCAAACCTGAGCCTGAGCCAGAACCTACTCCTGAGCCAGAACCAGAACCAACCCCTGAGCCAGAACCAGAACCAGCTCCCGAACCAAAACCAGAAGAAGAATACCCACATTCTGTGAGTCGCTTAAATTCTTCACAAGATATTGTTTGTGGTGAAATGCTGGTTTTGGATAAGATTAAATTTCATGATAATAGCGTCAAATTTAAAGGCATGGTTGCAGCAAATAGAACGCTTTTTATTCTATTCAACTACATGAAAGAACATCCTGAATCTACGCTAACACTTTATGGGCATACCGATGTTTTTGGCGACAAGGAAGCCAATATGGAATTATCTAGGCAACGGGTTATAAAAATTCAACGCTGGTTAACCATGTACGGAATTAAAATCCATCGAATTAACTACGAATGGTTTGGTCCTGACCAGCCACTAAAGCCCGAAGGAAGTCCTATTAACAGAAGGGTTGAAATAATGGTTAATTGCAATTAA
- a CDS encoding PQQ-like beta-propeller repeat protein, whose translation MKKILLQLLIIGSLLVFFNLFIVPYQRDAQLQLDKKQQWRIPFDERSQLAVSNHSLVYSYLDTDLSIFYLIQLDPVTGKETRRKRLPGEFNDWGSLFSFENSIYLVFPNQTLYKINMDNLETVWQIDWPHRTLEFTMDRPRDLRFLSDHKALWQINWPHRTLKMTMERSKDLLFLDAYYYDTFGAIHIQVFIDDNTGDFFEIQTKEGEAFKKTYRTLNACFASTNCNWDRYYHFKAHHFIFDSLSKQHHYIIDDSPVNIENPQELLSFEYGPRNFKNKHSQSSTDSSFQLRRQRIYPLKGFTPAYQLPKVHNEEHPYGGITADERLRIQSGWQHPYGFILTTAPPSASENFPNYTKLQTYSFIQNNETESRLVLRNSLSPNVSCFSNEYFASTNYNSSAQSTIQLVQLRTLKTKRIKLAPEQRLFHLYCNDHQLFVQLKEKDTRNYLVATAFDFES comes from the coding sequence ATGAAAAAAATACTACTTCAATTATTGATTATTGGTAGTCTACTTGTATTCTTTAATCTTTTTATTGTTCCTTACCAAAGAGATGCCCAACTTCAATTGGACAAAAAACAGCAATGGCGCATTCCTTTTGATGAACGCTCACAACTCGCTGTTTCTAACCATTCATTGGTCTATTCTTATTTAGATACAGATTTGTCTATATTTTATTTGATTCAACTGGATCCAGTTACAGGAAAAGAAACCAGACGCAAAAGACTTCCTGGCGAATTCAATGATTGGGGATCCCTTTTTTCCTTCGAAAATAGTATTTATCTAGTCTTTCCAAACCAAACATTGTACAAAATCAATATGGATAACTTAGAAACGGTATGGCAAATTGACTGGCCGCATCGAACCTTAGAATTTACGATGGACCGTCCTAGAGACCTACGCTTTCTGAGTGACCACAAAGCACTATGGCAAATTAACTGGCCGCATCGAACGCTAAAAATGACAATGGAACGCTCTAAGGATTTACTCTTTTTGGATGCTTACTACTATGATACATTTGGTGCTATTCATATACAAGTATTTATTGATGATAATACAGGGGATTTTTTTGAGATTCAAACCAAAGAAGGAGAAGCATTTAAAAAAACTTATCGTACCCTCAATGCTTGTTTTGCTTCAACCAACTGCAACTGGGATCGATATTATCATTTTAAAGCACACCATTTTATCTTTGACAGCCTAAGCAAACAACATCATTACATCATTGACGATTCACCTGTTAACATCGAGAATCCACAAGAGTTACTAAGTTTTGAGTACGGCCCTAGGAATTTCAAAAATAAGCATAGCCAATCCTCAACAGACAGCTCTTTTCAACTTCGCAGGCAAAGAATTTATCCACTAAAAGGGTTTACACCAGCTTATCAACTCCCCAAAGTTCATAATGAGGAACATCCTTATGGGGGTATAACAGCCGATGAACGCCTCAGAATTCAGAGTGGTTGGCAGCATCCTTATGGATTTATTCTTACGACGGCTCCCCCATCAGCATCAGAAAATTTTCCTAATTATACCAAACTCCAAACCTATAGCTTTATCCAAAACAATGAAACAGAGTCTCGTTTAGTCCTTCGCAACTCATTATCTCCTAATGTTTCTTGCTTTTCAAATGAATACTTTGCATCCACTAATTATAACTCATCTGCTCAGTCGACCATTCAGTTAGTTCAATTGCGCACACTTAAAACCAAGCGGATAAAACTGGCTCCAGAACAGCGATTATTTCATCTCTATTGCAACGATCACCAATTATTTGTCCAACTAAAAGAAAAAGATACCAGAAATTATCTAGTTGCTACAGCTTTTGATTTCGAATCCTAA
- a CDS encoding thymidylate synthase encodes MKQYLDLLKHIQENGTAKGDRTGTGTRSVFGYQMRFNLEEGFPLVTTKKVHLKSIIYELLWFLNGDTNVKYLQENGVRIWNEWADENGDLGPVYGKQWRSWTRSDGGTIDQIQEVINTLKNNPNSRRIIVNAWNVADLPAMALSPCHTMFQFYVAEGKLSCQLYQRSADCFLGVPFNIASYALLTMMIAQVCDLGLGDFIHTFGDAHLYNNHLEQTDLQLSRAPKPLPMMKINPAVKSIFDFKYEDFELVGYDPHPHIKGAVAV; translated from the coding sequence ATGAAGCAATATTTAGATTTGTTAAAGCATATCCAAGAAAATGGAACAGCAAAAGGAGACCGTACAGGGACAGGAACTCGATCGGTTTTTGGGTATCAAATGCGTTTTAATTTAGAAGAAGGTTTTCCGCTTGTTACCACCAAAAAGGTACACCTAAAAAGTATTATCTATGAGTTGTTGTGGTTTTTAAATGGAGATACCAATGTTAAATATCTACAAGAAAACGGAGTGAGAATTTGGAATGAGTGGGCAGATGAAAATGGAGATTTAGGACCCGTTTATGGCAAACAATGGCGCAGTTGGACTCGATCAGATGGAGGAACGATAGATCAAATTCAGGAAGTGATAAACACCTTAAAAAATAACCCTAATTCTCGTCGAATTATTGTTAATGCTTGGAATGTTGCTGATTTGCCAGCGATGGCTTTGTCTCCTTGTCATACCATGTTTCAATTTTATGTAGCAGAGGGCAAACTGTCTTGTCAACTTTATCAGCGCAGTGCAGATTGTTTCTTAGGAGTTCCTTTTAACATCGCTTCTTATGCTTTGTTAACAATGATGATTGCACAAGTTTGTGATTTGGGGCTAGGAGATTTTATCCATACGTTTGGAGATGCTCATTTGTATAACAACCATTTAGAACAAACTGATTTACAGTTGAGCCGTGCGCCTAAGCCTTTGCCAATGATGAAAATTAATCCTGCTGTTAAGTCTATTTTTGATTTTAAATATGAAGATTTTGAGTTGGTTGGATATGACCCTCATCCTCATATCAAAGGGGCGGTAGCAGTGTAA
- a CDS encoding alpha/beta fold hydrolase produces the protein MQLNYKVFGEGEPVVILHGMFGTLDNWQTIAKQLAKHFMVFIIDLRNHGRSPHSEAFSYSIMANDVYEFMENNWIYEAHIVGHSMGGKVAMQLATENPDLVNKLAVVDIAPKAYKGNHQPIFDALFALDLTSLKSRKQANEFLESRIESYAVRQFILKNLSINKQTQTYEWKMNLPVIHNAYQHILGSSDLSSPYNKPTLFIKGANSSYILEEEFSDYQVFFPQAKLANIDNAGHWVHAEQPKLFLEALTNFLLDE, from the coding sequence ATGCAATTAAATTATAAAGTATTTGGAGAAGGAGAACCTGTTGTTATTTTACATGGAATGTTTGGAACCCTAGACAATTGGCAAACAATAGCCAAACAACTAGCAAAACATTTTATGGTTTTCATCATTGACCTTCGAAATCATGGACGTTCTCCTCATTCTGAAGCGTTTAGTTATAGCATTATGGCAAATGATGTTTATGAATTCATGGAAAATAATTGGATTTATGAAGCACATATTGTAGGGCATTCTATGGGTGGAAAAGTAGCCATGCAACTAGCCACTGAAAACCCCGATCTAGTTAACAAATTAGCAGTGGTAGATATAGCTCCTAAAGCCTATAAAGGCAATCATCAACCCATTTTTGATGCTTTATTTGCATTGGACTTAACGAGTTTAAAATCTAGGAAGCAAGCCAATGAATTTTTGGAATCTAGGATAGAATCTTATGCTGTTCGCCAATTTATTTTAAAAAACTTGAGCATCAATAAGCAAACGCAAACCTACGAATGGAAAATGAATTTGCCTGTTATACATAATGCTTATCAACATATTTTGGGTAGTAGTGACCTATCAAGCCCTTACAACAAGCCTACTCTTTTTATAAAAGGAGCTAATTCTTCCTATATATTAGAAGAAGAATTTAGTGATTATCAAGTATTTTTCCCACAAGCAAAATTGGCTAACATAGATAATGCAGGGCATTGGGTACATGCTGAACAACCAAAGCTCTTTTTAGAGGCTTTAACTAATTTTTTATTAGACGAATAA